A region from the Hippoglossus hippoglossus isolate fHipHip1 chromosome 16, fHipHip1.pri, whole genome shotgun sequence genome encodes:
- the invs gene encoding inversin isoform X1 — protein sequence MASATSSPGPASLGSQVHAAAVNGDRSALVKLITVEPSLRDREDQFGRTPLMYCVLADRLDCAETLLKAGASVNKTDHSQRTALHLAAHKGNVRFLKLLLSRRANWLQKDLEEMTPLHLATRHPTPKALALLLKHIGPGEVDTQDKNKQTALHWSAFYNRPEHVRLLIKHDSNIGIPDSEGKIPLHWAAHSQEPSATQTVRCILEAAPTESLLNWQDYEGRTPLHFAVADGNEAVVEVLTSYEGCNVTAYDNLFRTPLHWAALLGHAKIVHLLLERNTSGTIPSDSQGATPLHYGAQSNNAETVGVFLSHPSVKDEPDLEGRTAFMWAAGKGSDDVIRTMLALTPHIDINMADKYGGTALHAASLSGHVSTVKLLLEKGAMVDALDVMKHTPLFRACEMGHRDVILTLIKGSAHVDLVDVDGHTALHWAALGGNAEVCQILMENGISPNVQDQAGRTPLQCAAYGGYITCMAVLMENNADSNIQDKEGRTALHWSCNNGYLDAVKLLLGYNAFPNHMEHTEERYTPLDYALLGGHSEVTQFMLEHGALSIAAIQDIAAASIQAVYKGYTVRKAFRERKQLLMRHEQLRKDAAKKREEEQRRRGAVQQVSVSKRKVSSARAEQDKLSLVNIMQNLTMNDTAVETKSSSKAERTRSKEERHKDSTPADHKSRSSRRHKAAEPHEAPEASSHQSHVTDDTVSGAPQTTRLKELLSPAGCSQPPSLKPRPPSMPKVRERLSSNTSAPTTGVSSTEQIEATSRESIPHMPAPGKTNAPTSPLKPRNKEQTSERGSSRDQSHTASLRSTSSLDPKRPSRKTGTHAPVSTRAHRGHDREQRRRRTEAARIIQRAWRRFHARRRREVKACEEVESNQSQNRKKMEVRAPSAKPSTSKGSVLQSIYGNAMARRGRSLRGSQSQLLLDMPLLTQSQCKLSGIDCVHLTDVVDQAKQYSYHLRPYSAGQGTRGRGKH from the exons ATG GCGTCGGCGACATCCAGCCCGGGTCCTGCCTCTCTGGGCTCCCAGGTTCATGCTGCAGCTGTCAACGGAGATAGGAGCGCCCTCGTCAAACTCATCACAG tagagCCCTCACTGCGGGACCGTGAGGACCAGTTTGGTCGGACCCCTTTGATGTACTGTGTGCTGGCTGACCGCCTGGATTGTGCAGAGACTCTGCTGAAGGCCGGAGCCTCGGTCAACAAGACTGACCACAGCCAGCGCACCGCTCTGCACCTCGCCGCACACAAG gggaATGTGCGcttcctgaagctgctgctgtccagACGGGCCAACTGGCTGCAGAAAGATTTGGAGGAGATGACCCCGCTCCACCTGGCCACCCGACACCCAACCCCAAAAGCGCTCGCCCTGCTGCTCAAACACATCGGACCTGGAGAGGTTGACACGCAAGACAAGAACAAG CAAACGGCTCTCCACTGGTCTGCGTTTTATAACCGACCAGAACACGTTCGCCTCCTGATCAAGCACGATTCCAACATCGGCATCCCAGACAGTGAGGGCAAGATCCCCCTGCACTGGGCCGCGCACAGTCAGGAGCCCAGCGCCACGCAAACTGTCCGCTGTATACTG gaGGCAGCTCCCACCGAGTCCCTGTTGAACTGGCAGGACTACGAGGGGCGGACGCCGCTGCACTTTGCGGTTGCTGACGGTAACGAGGCGGTGGTGGAGGTGCTGACTTCTTACGAGGGCTGTAACGTGACAGCCTACGATAACCTGTTCAGAACTCCACTGCACTGGGCCGCTCTGCTCG GCCACGCCAAAATCgtccacctgctgctggagagaaaCACATCGGGCACGATTCCCTCGGACAGCCAAGGAGCGACACCTCTGCACTATGGAGCTCAGAGCAACAATGCT GAGACAGTTGGTGTGTTTCTGTCCCACCCCTCAGTGAAGGATGAACCTGACCTGGAGGGGCGGACGGCCTTTATGTGGGCTGCTGGGAAAGGCAGTGACGATGTCATCCGCACCATGCTGGCCCTCACCCCTCACATCGACATCAACATGGCCGACAAGTATGGGGGCACAG CGCTGCACGCGGCCTCCCTGTCGGGTCATGTGAGCACGGTGAAGCTGCTGTTGGAGAAGGGAGCGATGGTCGACGCTCTGGATGTGATGAAACACACGCCGCTGTTTCGTGCCTGCGAGATGGGACACAGAGACGTCATACTCACACTCATCAAAG GTTCTGCACATGTGGACCTGGTAGACGTGGATGGTCACACTGCTCTGCACTGGGCAGCTCTGGGAGGAAATGCTGAGGTCTGCCAGATACTGATGGAGAATGGGATTAGTCCTAATGTGCAG GACCAGGCAGGACGGACTCCTCTGCAGTGTGCTGCTTATGGCGGCTACATAACCTGCATGGCTGTTCTCATGGAGAACAACGCTGATTCAAACATACAGGACAAGGAG GGACGGACTGCTCTCCACTGGTCATGTAACAATGGCTACCTGGAtgcagtgaagctgctgctgggcTACAATGCCTTTCCAAATCACATGGAGCACACTGAGGAGAG GTACACCCCTCTGGACTACGCTCTGCTGGGGGGACACAGCGAGGTGACGCAGTTCATGCTGGAGCACGGCGCTCTCTCCATAGCAGCCATCCAGGACATCGCTGCTGCCTCCATCCAGGCCGTCTACAAGGGCTACACTGTCCGCAAGGCCTTCAGGGAGAGGAAGCAGCTCCTCATGAGGCACGAGCAGCTGCGCAAGGATGCAGCCAA GAAACGAGAAGAAGAACAGCGGAGGAGAGGGGCCGTGCAGCAGGTTTCAGTGTCGAAAAGGAAGGTGTCTTCGGCGAGAGCAGAGCAGGACAAGCTCTCCTTAGTCAACATTATGCAGAACTTAACCATGAATGACACTGCGGTGGAAACAAAGAGCTCATCCAAAGCTGAACGCACGAGGAGCAAAGAGGAGAGACACAAAG ATTCCACCCCAGCAGACCACAAGAGCAGATCCTCCAGAAGACATAAAGCAGCCGAACCACATGAGGCCCCTGAGGCTTCGAGTCACCAAAGTCATGTTACCGATGACACGGTGTCTGGTGCTCCACAGACCACCAGGCTGAAGGAGCTTCTCTCTCCTGCCGGCTGCAGCCAACCACCCAGCCTCAAACCCAGACCTCCCTCCATGCCCAAGGTCAGGGAGAGACTTTCCTCTAACACAAGCGCTCCCACCACAGGTGTCTCCTCTACGGAGCAAATTGAGGCCACTTCCAGAGAATCCATCCCTCACATGCCGGCCCCCGGCAAAACCAATGCACCCACCTCTCCACTAAAGCCCAGAAACAAGGAGCAGACTTCAGAGAGGGGCTCCTCCAGAGACCAAAGTCACACTGCCTCATTGAGAAGCACTTCATCTTTAGACCCCAAACGCCCCTCCAGAAAGACTGGCACACATGCACCGGTGTCAACACGCGCACACAGGGGACACGACAGAGAGCAGCGCCGGAGGAGGACCGAGGCTGCACGCATCATCCAGCGAGCCTGGAGAAG GTTTCACGCACGCAGGCGAAGAGAGGTGAAGGCCTGCGAAGAGGTGGAGTCAAACCAATCCcaaaacaggaagaagatgGAAGTCAGAGCTCCATCCGCGAAACCATCTACGAGTAAGGGCTCCGTCCTTCAAAGTATCTACG GCAACGCCATGGCCAGACGAGGGCGTTCACTTCGGGGCTCTCAGTCCCAGCTGCTCTTGGACATGCCGCTCCTTACCCAGAGCCAGTGTAAGT TGAGCGGTATTGACTGTGTACACCTGACCGATGTGGTGGATCAAGCCAAGCAGTACTCTTATCACCTGCGACCGTATAGCGCTGGACAGGGGACCAGAGGACGGGGGAAACATtga
- the invs gene encoding inversin isoform X7 has translation MASATSSPGPASLGSQVHAAAVNGDRSALVKLITEPSLRDREDQFGRTPLMYCVLADRLDCAETLLKAGASVNKTDHSQRTALHLAAHKGNVRFLKLLLSRRANWLQKDLEEMTPLHLATRHPTPKALALLLKHIGPGEVDTQDKNKQTALHWSAFYNRPEHVRLLIKHDSNIGIPDSEGKIPLHWAAHSQEPSATQTVRCILEAAPTESLLNWQDYEGRTPLHFAVADGNEAVVEVLTSYEGCNVTAYDNLFRTPLHWAALLGHAKIVHLLLERNTSGTIPSDSQGATPLHYGAQSNNAETVGVFLSHPSVKDEPDLEGRTAFMWAAGKGSDDVIRTMLALTPHIDINMADKYGGTALHAASLSGHVSTVKLLLEKGAMVDALDVMKHTPLFRACEMGHRDVILTLIKGSAHVDLVDVDGHTALHWAALGGNAEVCQILMENGISPNVQDQAGRTPLQCAAYGGYITCMAVLMENNADSNIQDKEGRTALHWSCNNGYLDAVKLLLGYNAFPNHMEHTEERYTPLDYALLGGHSEVTQFMLEHGALSIAAIQDIAAASIQAVYKGYTVRKAFRERKQLLMRHEQLRKDAAKKREEEQRRRGAVQQVSVSKRKVSSARAEQDKLSLVNIMQNLTMNDTAVETKSSSKAERTRSKEERHKDSTPADHKSRSSRRHKAAEPHEAPEASSHQSHVTDDTVSGAPQTTRLKELLSPAGCSQPPSLKPRPPSMPKVRERLSSNTSAPTTGVSSTEQIEATSRESIPHMPAPGKTNAPTSPLKPRNKEQTSERGSSRDQSHTASLRSTSSLDPKRPSRKTGTHAPVSTRAHRGHDREQRRRRTEAARIIQRAWRRFHARRRREVKACEEVESNQSQNRKKMEVRAPSAKPSTSKGSVLQSIYGNAMARRGRSLRGSQSQLLLDMPLLTQSQLSGIDCVHLTDVVDQAKQYSYHLRPYSAGQGTRGRGKH, from the exons ATG GCGTCGGCGACATCCAGCCCGGGTCCTGCCTCTCTGGGCTCCCAGGTTCATGCTGCAGCTGTCAACGGAGATAGGAGCGCCCTCGTCAAACTCATCACAG agCCCTCACTGCGGGACCGTGAGGACCAGTTTGGTCGGACCCCTTTGATGTACTGTGTGCTGGCTGACCGCCTGGATTGTGCAGAGACTCTGCTGAAGGCCGGAGCCTCGGTCAACAAGACTGACCACAGCCAGCGCACCGCTCTGCACCTCGCCGCACACAAG gggaATGTGCGcttcctgaagctgctgctgtccagACGGGCCAACTGGCTGCAGAAAGATTTGGAGGAGATGACCCCGCTCCACCTGGCCACCCGACACCCAACCCCAAAAGCGCTCGCCCTGCTGCTCAAACACATCGGACCTGGAGAGGTTGACACGCAAGACAAGAACAAG CAAACGGCTCTCCACTGGTCTGCGTTTTATAACCGACCAGAACACGTTCGCCTCCTGATCAAGCACGATTCCAACATCGGCATCCCAGACAGTGAGGGCAAGATCCCCCTGCACTGGGCCGCGCACAGTCAGGAGCCCAGCGCCACGCAAACTGTCCGCTGTATACTG gaGGCAGCTCCCACCGAGTCCCTGTTGAACTGGCAGGACTACGAGGGGCGGACGCCGCTGCACTTTGCGGTTGCTGACGGTAACGAGGCGGTGGTGGAGGTGCTGACTTCTTACGAGGGCTGTAACGTGACAGCCTACGATAACCTGTTCAGAACTCCACTGCACTGGGCCGCTCTGCTCG GCCACGCCAAAATCgtccacctgctgctggagagaaaCACATCGGGCACGATTCCCTCGGACAGCCAAGGAGCGACACCTCTGCACTATGGAGCTCAGAGCAACAATGCT GAGACAGTTGGTGTGTTTCTGTCCCACCCCTCAGTGAAGGATGAACCTGACCTGGAGGGGCGGACGGCCTTTATGTGGGCTGCTGGGAAAGGCAGTGACGATGTCATCCGCACCATGCTGGCCCTCACCCCTCACATCGACATCAACATGGCCGACAAGTATGGGGGCACAG CGCTGCACGCGGCCTCCCTGTCGGGTCATGTGAGCACGGTGAAGCTGCTGTTGGAGAAGGGAGCGATGGTCGACGCTCTGGATGTGATGAAACACACGCCGCTGTTTCGTGCCTGCGAGATGGGACACAGAGACGTCATACTCACACTCATCAAAG GTTCTGCACATGTGGACCTGGTAGACGTGGATGGTCACACTGCTCTGCACTGGGCAGCTCTGGGAGGAAATGCTGAGGTCTGCCAGATACTGATGGAGAATGGGATTAGTCCTAATGTGCAG GACCAGGCAGGACGGACTCCTCTGCAGTGTGCTGCTTATGGCGGCTACATAACCTGCATGGCTGTTCTCATGGAGAACAACGCTGATTCAAACATACAGGACAAGGAG GGACGGACTGCTCTCCACTGGTCATGTAACAATGGCTACCTGGAtgcagtgaagctgctgctgggcTACAATGCCTTTCCAAATCACATGGAGCACACTGAGGAGAG GTACACCCCTCTGGACTACGCTCTGCTGGGGGGACACAGCGAGGTGACGCAGTTCATGCTGGAGCACGGCGCTCTCTCCATAGCAGCCATCCAGGACATCGCTGCTGCCTCCATCCAGGCCGTCTACAAGGGCTACACTGTCCGCAAGGCCTTCAGGGAGAGGAAGCAGCTCCTCATGAGGCACGAGCAGCTGCGCAAGGATGCAGCCAA GAAACGAGAAGAAGAACAGCGGAGGAGAGGGGCCGTGCAGCAGGTTTCAGTGTCGAAAAGGAAGGTGTCTTCGGCGAGAGCAGAGCAGGACAAGCTCTCCTTAGTCAACATTATGCAGAACTTAACCATGAATGACACTGCGGTGGAAACAAAGAGCTCATCCAAAGCTGAACGCACGAGGAGCAAAGAGGAGAGACACAAAG ATTCCACCCCAGCAGACCACAAGAGCAGATCCTCCAGAAGACATAAAGCAGCCGAACCACATGAGGCCCCTGAGGCTTCGAGTCACCAAAGTCATGTTACCGATGACACGGTGTCTGGTGCTCCACAGACCACCAGGCTGAAGGAGCTTCTCTCTCCTGCCGGCTGCAGCCAACCACCCAGCCTCAAACCCAGACCTCCCTCCATGCCCAAGGTCAGGGAGAGACTTTCCTCTAACACAAGCGCTCCCACCACAGGTGTCTCCTCTACGGAGCAAATTGAGGCCACTTCCAGAGAATCCATCCCTCACATGCCGGCCCCCGGCAAAACCAATGCACCCACCTCTCCACTAAAGCCCAGAAACAAGGAGCAGACTTCAGAGAGGGGCTCCTCCAGAGACCAAAGTCACACTGCCTCATTGAGAAGCACTTCATCTTTAGACCCCAAACGCCCCTCCAGAAAGACTGGCACACATGCACCGGTGTCAACACGCGCACACAGGGGACACGACAGAGAGCAGCGCCGGAGGAGGACCGAGGCTGCACGCATCATCCAGCGAGCCTGGAGAAG GTTTCACGCACGCAGGCGAAGAGAGGTGAAGGCCTGCGAAGAGGTGGAGTCAAACCAATCCcaaaacaggaagaagatgGAAGTCAGAGCTCCATCCGCGAAACCATCTACGAGTAAGGGCTCCGTCCTTCAAAGTATCTACG GCAACGCCATGGCCAGACGAGGGCGTTCACTTCGGGGCTCTCAGTCCCAGCTGCTCTTGGACATGCCGCTCCTTACCCAGAGCCAGT TGAGCGGTATTGACTGTGTACACCTGACCGATGTGGTGGATCAAGCCAAGCAGTACTCTTATCACCTGCGACCGTATAGCGCTGGACAGGGGACCAGAGGACGGGGGAAACATtga
- the invs gene encoding inversin isoform X3 codes for MASATSSPGPASLGSQVHAAAVNGDRSALVKLITVEPSLRDREDQFGRTPLMYCVLADRLDCAETLLKAGASVNKTDHSQRTALHLAAHKGNVRFLKLLLSRRANWLQKDLEEMTPLHLATRHPTPKALALLLKHIGPGEVDTQDKNKQTALHWSAFYNRPEHVRLLIKHDSNIGIPDSEGKIPLHWAAHSQEPSATQTVRCILEAAPTESLLNWQDYEGRTPLHFAVADGNEAVVEVLTSYEGCNVTAYDNLFRTPLHWAALLGHAKIVHLLLERNTSGTIPSDSQGATPLHYGAQSNNAETVGVFLSHPSVKDEPDLEGRTAFMWAAGKGSDDVIRTMLALTPHIDINMADKYGGTALHAASLSGHVSTVKLLLEKGAMVDALDVMKHTPLFRACEMGHRDVILTLIKGSAHVDLVDVDGHTALHWAALGGNAEVCQILMENGISPNVQDQAGRTPLQCAAYGGYITCMAVLMENNADSNIQDKEGRTALHWSCNNGYLDAVKLLLGYNAFPNHMEHTEERYTPLDYALLGGHSEVTQFMLEHGALSIAAIQDIAAASIQAVYKGYTVRKAFRERKQLLMRHEQLRKDAAKKREEEQRRRGAVQQVSVSKRKVSSARAEQDKLSLVNIMQNLTMNDTAVETKSSSKAERTRSKEERHKDSTPADHKSRSSRRHKAAEPHEAPEASSHQSHVTDDTVSGAPQTTRLKELLSPAGCSQPPSLKPRPPSMPKVRERLSSNTSAPTTGVSSTEQIEATSRESIPHMPAPGKTNAPTSPLKPRNKEQTSERGSSRDQSHTASLRSTSSLDPKRPSRKTGTHAPVSTRAHRGHDREQRRRRTEAARIIQRAWRRFHARRRREVKACEEVESNQSQNRKKMEVRAPSAKPSTSKGSVLQSIYGNAMARRGRSLRGSQSQLLLDMPLLTQSQLSGIDCVHLTDVVDQAKQYSYHLRPYSAGQGTRGRGKH; via the exons ATG GCGTCGGCGACATCCAGCCCGGGTCCTGCCTCTCTGGGCTCCCAGGTTCATGCTGCAGCTGTCAACGGAGATAGGAGCGCCCTCGTCAAACTCATCACAG tagagCCCTCACTGCGGGACCGTGAGGACCAGTTTGGTCGGACCCCTTTGATGTACTGTGTGCTGGCTGACCGCCTGGATTGTGCAGAGACTCTGCTGAAGGCCGGAGCCTCGGTCAACAAGACTGACCACAGCCAGCGCACCGCTCTGCACCTCGCCGCACACAAG gggaATGTGCGcttcctgaagctgctgctgtccagACGGGCCAACTGGCTGCAGAAAGATTTGGAGGAGATGACCCCGCTCCACCTGGCCACCCGACACCCAACCCCAAAAGCGCTCGCCCTGCTGCTCAAACACATCGGACCTGGAGAGGTTGACACGCAAGACAAGAACAAG CAAACGGCTCTCCACTGGTCTGCGTTTTATAACCGACCAGAACACGTTCGCCTCCTGATCAAGCACGATTCCAACATCGGCATCCCAGACAGTGAGGGCAAGATCCCCCTGCACTGGGCCGCGCACAGTCAGGAGCCCAGCGCCACGCAAACTGTCCGCTGTATACTG gaGGCAGCTCCCACCGAGTCCCTGTTGAACTGGCAGGACTACGAGGGGCGGACGCCGCTGCACTTTGCGGTTGCTGACGGTAACGAGGCGGTGGTGGAGGTGCTGACTTCTTACGAGGGCTGTAACGTGACAGCCTACGATAACCTGTTCAGAACTCCACTGCACTGGGCCGCTCTGCTCG GCCACGCCAAAATCgtccacctgctgctggagagaaaCACATCGGGCACGATTCCCTCGGACAGCCAAGGAGCGACACCTCTGCACTATGGAGCTCAGAGCAACAATGCT GAGACAGTTGGTGTGTTTCTGTCCCACCCCTCAGTGAAGGATGAACCTGACCTGGAGGGGCGGACGGCCTTTATGTGGGCTGCTGGGAAAGGCAGTGACGATGTCATCCGCACCATGCTGGCCCTCACCCCTCACATCGACATCAACATGGCCGACAAGTATGGGGGCACAG CGCTGCACGCGGCCTCCCTGTCGGGTCATGTGAGCACGGTGAAGCTGCTGTTGGAGAAGGGAGCGATGGTCGACGCTCTGGATGTGATGAAACACACGCCGCTGTTTCGTGCCTGCGAGATGGGACACAGAGACGTCATACTCACACTCATCAAAG GTTCTGCACATGTGGACCTGGTAGACGTGGATGGTCACACTGCTCTGCACTGGGCAGCTCTGGGAGGAAATGCTGAGGTCTGCCAGATACTGATGGAGAATGGGATTAGTCCTAATGTGCAG GACCAGGCAGGACGGACTCCTCTGCAGTGTGCTGCTTATGGCGGCTACATAACCTGCATGGCTGTTCTCATGGAGAACAACGCTGATTCAAACATACAGGACAAGGAG GGACGGACTGCTCTCCACTGGTCATGTAACAATGGCTACCTGGAtgcagtgaagctgctgctgggcTACAATGCCTTTCCAAATCACATGGAGCACACTGAGGAGAG GTACACCCCTCTGGACTACGCTCTGCTGGGGGGACACAGCGAGGTGACGCAGTTCATGCTGGAGCACGGCGCTCTCTCCATAGCAGCCATCCAGGACATCGCTGCTGCCTCCATCCAGGCCGTCTACAAGGGCTACACTGTCCGCAAGGCCTTCAGGGAGAGGAAGCAGCTCCTCATGAGGCACGAGCAGCTGCGCAAGGATGCAGCCAA GAAACGAGAAGAAGAACAGCGGAGGAGAGGGGCCGTGCAGCAGGTTTCAGTGTCGAAAAGGAAGGTGTCTTCGGCGAGAGCAGAGCAGGACAAGCTCTCCTTAGTCAACATTATGCAGAACTTAACCATGAATGACACTGCGGTGGAAACAAAGAGCTCATCCAAAGCTGAACGCACGAGGAGCAAAGAGGAGAGACACAAAG ATTCCACCCCAGCAGACCACAAGAGCAGATCCTCCAGAAGACATAAAGCAGCCGAACCACATGAGGCCCCTGAGGCTTCGAGTCACCAAAGTCATGTTACCGATGACACGGTGTCTGGTGCTCCACAGACCACCAGGCTGAAGGAGCTTCTCTCTCCTGCCGGCTGCAGCCAACCACCCAGCCTCAAACCCAGACCTCCCTCCATGCCCAAGGTCAGGGAGAGACTTTCCTCTAACACAAGCGCTCCCACCACAGGTGTCTCCTCTACGGAGCAAATTGAGGCCACTTCCAGAGAATCCATCCCTCACATGCCGGCCCCCGGCAAAACCAATGCACCCACCTCTCCACTAAAGCCCAGAAACAAGGAGCAGACTTCAGAGAGGGGCTCCTCCAGAGACCAAAGTCACACTGCCTCATTGAGAAGCACTTCATCTTTAGACCCCAAACGCCCCTCCAGAAAGACTGGCACACATGCACCGGTGTCAACACGCGCACACAGGGGACACGACAGAGAGCAGCGCCGGAGGAGGACCGAGGCTGCACGCATCATCCAGCGAGCCTGGAGAAG GTTTCACGCACGCAGGCGAAGAGAGGTGAAGGCCTGCGAAGAGGTGGAGTCAAACCAATCCcaaaacaggaagaagatgGAAGTCAGAGCTCCATCCGCGAAACCATCTACGAGTAAGGGCTCCGTCCTTCAAAGTATCTACG GCAACGCCATGGCCAGACGAGGGCGTTCACTTCGGGGCTCTCAGTCCCAGCTGCTCTTGGACATGCCGCTCCTTACCCAGAGCCAGT TGAGCGGTATTGACTGTGTACACCTGACCGATGTGGTGGATCAAGCCAAGCAGTACTCTTATCACCTGCGACCGTATAGCGCTGGACAGGGGACCAGAGGACGGGGGAAACATtga